A genomic region of Mitsuaria sp. 7 contains the following coding sequences:
- a CDS encoding glycosyltransferase, whose protein sequence is MDRPAQRRPGATPTLSAVTAGNPVPSLHVVEIVGAVPSDETPEEACPLVSASDRLGATRLVERLVQRHGNGGNVRFTVVCPADGPYAERLRELGAETVIVAMPDDPPWHAIQVLIGLIRNKQAAVLHAHLPNAHRLAGLAGGITRTPVLATVQGVQLDMPDLEVHRLIASQLSVVTEASYFHALGLGLSPDRISLDPFDAEADDDTGVDSLDAIGQRLRGLAAPMESRGAAQARALVQPLAQEAVSPATPIAPVAIRAVLDELQPSPARPAVFNG, encoded by the coding sequence ATGGACCGCCCTGCACAACGACGCCCCGGCGCGACGCCGACGCTCTCCGCCGTGACGGCGGGGAACCCCGTGCCCTCGCTGCATGTCGTCGAGATCGTCGGCGCCGTGCCGTCGGACGAGACGCCGGAGGAGGCATGCCCGCTCGTGTCCGCATCCGACCGACTCGGCGCCACGCGGCTGGTCGAGCGGCTCGTGCAACGGCACGGGAACGGCGGCAACGTGCGTTTCACCGTCGTCTGTCCCGCTGACGGACCGTACGCGGAACGGTTGCGTGAACTCGGCGCGGAGACGGTGATCGTCGCGATGCCTGACGATCCGCCGTGGCACGCGATCCAGGTGCTCATCGGCCTGATCCGCAACAAGCAGGCCGCCGTGCTGCACGCACATCTGCCGAACGCGCATCGCCTCGCGGGGCTGGCCGGCGGCATCACGCGCACGCCGGTGCTGGCCACGGTGCAGGGCGTGCAGCTGGACATGCCGGATCTGGAAGTGCATCGCCTGATCGCAAGCCAGCTCAGCGTCGTCACGGAAGCGAGCTATTTCCACGCGCTGGGTCTGGGACTGTCGCCGGACCGGATCAGCCTCGATCCCTTCGATGCGGAGGCCGACGACGACACGGGCGTGGACAGTCTCGATGCCATCGGGCAACGGCTGCGAGGTCTCGCGGCGCCGATGGAGTCGCGCGGTGCGGCGCAGGCGCGTGCGCTCGTTCAGCCCCTGGCGCAGGAGGCCGTCTCGCCGGCCACGCCCATCGCGCCGGTCGCGATCCGCGCGGTCCTCGATGAACTCCAGCCTTCGCCCGCACGGCCTGCCGTATTCAACGGGTGA
- a CDS encoding FAD-containing oxidoreductase has protein sequence MSESLGSPDSFDAIVIGAGQAGPALAERMSQAGWRVAVIERSRVGGTCVNTGCIPTKAMVASAHAAWVVREAARWGVRVPAQVGVDLPAVVARKERISGQSRENVEKWLRGMPHVELIMGHARFEDPHTVSVGGRRLRAERFFINVGGRPAQPGVEGLDSVPWLTNASIMKLEELPRHLVVVGGSYIGLEFAQMFRRFGSEVTVVQRGPRLVPREDADVSEALRGILEREGLTIRTGAECVKLAPAEEGVAVQVNCQTGEPEVRGSHVLIATGRKPNTDDLGLDLAGVRLDERGNIVVDDQLRSSVPHIWALGDCNGRGAFTHTSWNDFEVTAANLFDGADRGVGDRVVTYALYTDPPLARIGLGEQEVRASGRPALIGTRPMARVGRAIEKGETEGFIKILVDAESKAILGAMVLGVDGDEAVQSLLDVIASKRPYTDVTAGGVRIHPTVSELLPTVLQSLKPL, from the coding sequence GTGAGTGAATCCCTCGGGTCCCCCGACTCTTTCGACGCCATCGTCATCGGGGCCGGCCAGGCCGGCCCCGCGCTGGCCGAGCGCATGTCCCAGGCCGGCTGGCGCGTCGCGGTCATCGAGCGCTCGCGCGTCGGTGGCACCTGCGTCAACACCGGCTGCATCCCGACCAAGGCGATGGTCGCCAGCGCCCATGCGGCCTGGGTCGTGCGCGAAGCGGCGCGCTGGGGCGTGCGGGTGCCGGCGCAAGTCGGCGTCGACCTCCCCGCCGTTGTCGCACGCAAGGAGCGCATCTCCGGCCAGTCCCGCGAGAACGTCGAGAAGTGGCTGCGCGGCATGCCCCATGTCGAGCTCATCATGGGCCACGCCCGCTTCGAAGACCCGCACACCGTCAGCGTCGGCGGACGACGCCTGCGCGCCGAGCGCTTCTTCATCAACGTCGGCGGTCGCCCGGCGCAGCCCGGCGTCGAGGGCCTGGACAGCGTGCCCTGGCTGACCAACGCGTCCATCATGAAGCTCGAAGAACTGCCCCGGCACCTGGTCGTCGTGGGCGGCAGCTACATCGGACTGGAGTTCGCGCAGATGTTCCGGCGCTTCGGCTCCGAGGTGACCGTCGTTCAGCGCGGTCCGCGGCTCGTGCCGCGCGAGGACGCCGACGTCTCCGAAGCCCTGCGCGGGATCCTGGAGCGCGAAGGCCTCACCATCCGCACCGGCGCCGAATGCGTGAAGCTGGCGCCGGCGGAAGAGGGCGTCGCCGTGCAGGTCAACTGCCAGACCGGCGAGCCCGAAGTCCGCGGCAGCCACGTGCTGATCGCCACCGGCCGCAAACCCAATACCGACGACCTGGGCCTGGACCTGGCCGGCGTGCGTCTGGACGAACGCGGCAACATCGTCGTGGACGACCAGCTGCGCAGCAGCGTGCCGCACATCTGGGCGCTCGGCGACTGCAACGGCCGCGGCGCGTTCACGCACACGTCGTGGAACGACTTCGAGGTCACCGCGGCGAATCTCTTCGACGGCGCGGATCGTGGCGTGGGCGATCGCGTCGTGACCTACGCGCTGTACACCGATCCGCCGCTCGCGCGCATCGGCCTGGGCGAGCAGGAGGTGCGCGCCAGCGGTCGTCCCGCGTTGATCGGCACGCGGCCGATGGCGCGCGTGGGCCGGGCGATCGAGAAGGGCGAGACCGAAGGCTTCATCAAGATCCTCGTCGATGCGGAGTCGAAGGCGATCCTCGGCGCGATGGTGCTCGGCGTCGATGGCGACGAGGCGGTGCAATCGCTGCTCGACGTCATCGCCTCGAAGCGGCCGTACACCGATGTCACCGCCGGCGGCGTGCGCATCCACCCGACGGTGAGCGAACTCCTGCCGACGGTGCTGCAGTCCTTGAAGCCCTTGTGA
- a CDS encoding helix-turn-helix domain-containing protein: MTPRRAIAAGSSKSFETAAHAETLLLRAVEQTAIEGRSTRRHRHASGQMLGAIEGLLTVEVSDGRWVVPATHALWIPPDIPHGLRSHGPFAGWSVYVSPEGSEALPAAPQIVAVSGLLREAVARAALWPETATALDAAQTRLAGVILDEIAAAEPVALGLPMPSDARLLKIARALSARPDDERRLDEWAGWAGIAPRTLTRRFADETGFSFTEWRQRVRLLRGLELLAAGKPVTTIALELGYDNVSAFIALFKRTFGVTPGRYGVDRPDL; the protein is encoded by the coding sequence ATGACGCCACGACGAGCCATCGCGGCTGGAAGCTCGAAGTCCTTCGAGACTGCCGCCCATGCTGAAACGCTGCTGCTGCGCGCGGTCGAGCAGACCGCCATCGAAGGCCGTTCGACGCGACGTCATCGGCACGCGAGCGGGCAGATGCTCGGTGCGATCGAGGGTCTGCTGACGGTCGAGGTGAGCGACGGCCGCTGGGTCGTGCCCGCCACGCATGCGCTGTGGATTCCGCCCGACATCCCGCATGGTCTGCGCTCCCACGGGCCCTTCGCCGGATGGAGCGTCTATGTCAGCCCCGAGGGCAGCGAGGCGTTGCCGGCGGCGCCGCAGATCGTGGCTGTCTCCGGTCTTCTGCGCGAAGCGGTCGCACGGGCCGCCCTGTGGCCGGAGACCGCTACTGCACTCGATGCGGCGCAGACGCGGCTTGCGGGCGTGATCCTCGATGAGATCGCTGCGGCTGAGCCCGTGGCGCTCGGGCTGCCGATGCCTTCGGACGCGCGGCTGCTCAAGATCGCCCGCGCGCTGTCGGCCAGGCCCGACGACGAGCGCCGACTCGACGAATGGGCCGGCTGGGCAGGCATCGCGCCGCGCACGTTGACGCGCCGCTTCGCCGACGAGACCGGCTTCAGCTTCACCGAATGGCGCCAGCGTGTGCGGCTGTTGCGCGGGCTCGAACTGCTCGCCGCGGGCAAGCCGGTGACGACGATCGCGCTGGAACTCGGCTACGACAACGTCAGCGCCTTCATCGCGCTGTTCAAGCGGACCTTCGGTGTGACGCCGGGCAGGTACGGCGTCGACCGGCCCGACCTCTGA